Proteins co-encoded in one Paracrocinitomix mangrovi genomic window:
- a CDS encoding deoxycytidylate deaminase — translation METRVDSKQQKYDEAYLRMAQEWAKLSYCKRKQVGSLIVKDKAIISDGYNGTPSGYTNCCEDDEGDTHWYVLHAEANAILKVAKSTQSADGATLYITLSPCKECSKLIIQAGIKRVVYHVKYKDDSGINFLEEYGIDVKHIKEI, via the coding sequence ATGGAAACAAGGGTGGACAGCAAACAACAAAAATATGATGAGGCTTATTTGCGCATGGCACAAGAGTGGGCAAAACTGTCTTATTGCAAAAGAAAACAAGTAGGATCCTTAATTGTGAAAGATAAAGCCATCATCTCTGATGGATATAATGGAACCCCTTCTGGTTATACAAATTGTTGTGAAGATGATGAAGGAGATACTCACTGGTATGTTTTACACGCAGAGGCAAATGCCATTCTTAAGGTCGCTAAGTCCACTCAAAGTGCAGATGGAGCGACCCTGTATATTACCTTGTCTCCTTGTAAGGAATGTAGTAAATTGATTATTCAAGCTGGAATTAAAAGAGTGGTATATCACGTTAAATACAAAGATGATTCGGGGATTAATTTTCTTGAAGAGTACGGAATCGACGTGAAACACATAAAAGAAATATAA
- the rsgA gene encoding ribosome small subunit-dependent GTPase A: protein MKKGIVIKSTGSWYRVMEEDGKERDCRIRGKLRLEGIKSTNPVAVGDEVMFEIEENDNGVIKEILPRKNYIIRKSINLSKRSHILAANIDHVYLLVTLVAPQTHTAFIDRFLVTAEAYHIPVTILFNKVDLYEEEDLVVLENFMQIYKDVGYRCLTISAQNEQSVAFLREEIKGKKVMFGGHSGVGKSTLINTLDSTLDLKTGKISMSHLAGQHTTTFAEMYPLKTGGFIIDTPGIKAFGLIDFDKSELSHYFPEMRAVIHDCKFNNCQHLQEPQCAVKEGVESGEISAERYYNYVTMMEADEDETYRKDIYK from the coding sequence TTGAAAAAGGGAATTGTCATAAAGTCCACAGGAAGTTGGTACCGTGTAATGGAAGAAGACGGTAAAGAAAGAGACTGTCGTATTAGAGGTAAACTGAGACTTGAAGGAATTAAATCTACCAATCCCGTAGCTGTTGGAGATGAAGTAATGTTTGAAATTGAAGAAAATGACAATGGTGTCATTAAAGAAATTCTTCCTCGCAAAAACTACATCATCAGAAAATCAATCAACCTCAGCAAAAGATCACACATTTTAGCAGCCAATATTGACCACGTTTATTTACTGGTAACATTGGTGGCACCACAAACTCATACCGCATTCATTGACAGATTTTTGGTAACAGCTGAAGCCTATCACATACCTGTCACTATTTTGTTTAATAAAGTAGATTTGTATGAAGAAGAAGACCTGGTTGTGTTAGAGAACTTTATGCAGATATACAAAGATGTTGGATATCGTTGTCTCACTATCTCAGCACAAAACGAACAATCAGTTGCATTTTTAAGAGAAGAAATCAAAGGTAAAAAAGTAATGTTTGGTGGGCATTCAGGAGTAGGAAAATCTACACTGATCAATACCTTAGACAGTACTTTAGATCTTAAAACCGGTAAAATCAGTATGTCTCATCTTGCCGGGCAACACACCACCACTTTTGCAGAGATGTACCCTTTAAAAACCGGTGGATTTATCATTGACACACCCGGAATTAAAGCTTTTGGTTTGATTGATTTTGATAAAAGTGAATTGTCACATTACTTTCCTGAAATGAGAGCCGTGATACATGATTGCAAATTCAATAATTGCCAGCATTTGCAAGAACCTCAATGTGCAGTAAAAGAAGGTGTAGAAAGTGGTGAAATATCTGCAGAGCGTTACTACAATTACGTCACAATGATGGAAGCGGATGAGGATGAAACCTATCGCAAAGATATTTACAAATAA
- a CDS encoding S41 family peptidase has product MEENKRSLLFIVPILMGGFLALGIWLGSMFTPVSVMSNPVVENTTKFNTILELIEDKYVDSVDHDLLIESSIEGMIKKLDPHSSYIPASDLESVNEQLYGSFGGVGIRFLIHEDSLVATHILPGAPSERAGLLPGDRIIEIDGEDVTDGTLTNLDVTEKLKGRAGSAVKVKVYRKGITKDLSITRGTIPLSSIDAAIMLDSEVGFIKLNGFTSQSYNEFHDAAAALKQKGMKKMIFDLRNNGGGLMSAATDICDEFLKSGKLIVYTEGRTSGKTEYHSSSKGILEDIEVIVLINSLSASASEIVAGAIQDNDRGLIMGRRSFGKGLVQDQSEFTDGSALRLTISRYYTPSGRSIQKPYGDDIDYENDYWNRIESGELLNEDSIKLDENLKFKTIGGRTVYGGGGIYPDDFIPNDTAGASYYLTSLYYKNAFNHFAIKYLDKERENLKDFDKFNSSFNVDNNMFNDFIKYASKLGVEENPIDIVTSRSTIKNRIKAEIARHIWQDNGYYMIYVQNDMDVQEALKKFRSGKSLVSMLIE; this is encoded by the coding sequence ATGGAGGAAAATAAAAGAAGCTTATTGTTTATTGTTCCAATTTTGATGGGAGGATTTTTGGCGCTGGGTATTTGGTTAGGAAGTATGTTTACTCCTGTAAGCGTAATGTCTAACCCAGTTGTTGAGAATACAACAAAATTCAATACCATTCTTGAGTTGATTGAGGATAAATATGTTGATTCTGTTGATCATGATTTATTAATTGAAAGCTCAATTGAGGGTATGATTAAAAAACTTGATCCTCATTCTTCATATATACCTGCTTCAGATTTAGAGTCAGTAAATGAACAATTGTATGGAAGTTTTGGAGGTGTTGGAATTCGTTTTTTAATTCATGAAGATTCATTGGTGGCAACACACATTTTACCGGGTGCACCGTCAGAAAGAGCCGGACTTTTACCGGGAGACAGAATAATTGAAATTGATGGGGAAGACGTAACTGATGGGACATTGACTAACCTGGATGTAACAGAAAAGTTAAAAGGAAGAGCAGGCTCAGCTGTTAAAGTAAAAGTGTACAGAAAAGGGATCACTAAGGATTTATCGATTACAAGAGGAACTATTCCTTTGAGCAGTATTGATGCTGCAATAATGTTGGATAGTGAAGTTGGATTTATCAAGTTAAACGGCTTTACAAGTCAATCTTATAATGAATTTCATGATGCTGCTGCTGCATTGAAACAAAAAGGGATGAAGAAAATGATCTTTGACCTTAGAAACAATGGCGGTGGGTTGATGAGTGCCGCTACAGATATTTGTGATGAGTTTTTAAAGTCGGGGAAATTAATTGTTTATACAGAAGGAAGAACATCTGGTAAAACAGAGTATCACTCAAGTTCAAAAGGAATTTTGGAGGATATTGAGGTGATTGTTTTAATCAATTCGCTTTCGGCATCTGCCAGTGAAATTGTAGCAGGAGCTATTCAGGATAATGACAGAGGTTTAATAATGGGGAGAAGATCATTTGGTAAAGGATTAGTGCAGGATCAAAGTGAATTTACAGATGGAAGTGCTTTGCGATTGACTATTTCAAGATACTATACTCCAAGTGGAAGAAGTATTCAAAAGCCATATGGTGACGATATAGATTACGAAAATGATTACTGGAACAGAATTGAAAGCGGAGAGTTACTGAACGAAGACAGTATAAAACTTGATGAGAATTTGAAGTTCAAAACTATTGGTGGCAGAACTGTTTATGGTGGAGGTGGAATTTATCCGGATGATTTTATTCCAAACGATACAGCCGGAGCATCTTATTACCTAACATCATTGTATTACAAAAATGCTTTCAATCATTTTGCCATCAAATACTTGGATAAAGAACGAGAGAATTTAAAGGATTTTGACAAGTTCAATAGTTCGTTTAATGTAGACAACAACATGTTTAATGACTTTATTAAATATGCAAGCAAATTGGGTGTTGAAGAAAATCCAATAGATATTGTTACTTCCAGATCAACTATTAAAAACCGAATCAAAGCAGAGATTGCCAGACACATTTGGCAAGACAACGGTTACTATATGATCTATGTTCAAAATGACATGGACGTACAAGAAGCGCTTAAAAAGTTCAGATCAGGTAAATCACTGGTGTCAATGCTAATAGAATGA
- a CDS encoding response regulator transcription factor produces the protein MKKTVLIIDDEPDIRVLLKYNIEKEGFVVVEASNGPEGIEVAQKVSPDLILLDVMMPGMDGIETCEKIKSIPALENTIICFLTARGEDYSQLAGFEAGADDYIVKPIKPKILISKIVALFRRVDSSTASLQQDDVIGSLTLDREKYVVIKNDEALTLPRKEFELLSLLMSKPGKVFKRDEIMNRVWGTDVIVGDRTIDVHVRKLRKKIGDEFIETIKGVGYKFVNV, from the coding sequence ATGAAAAAAACCGTCCTGATTATAGATGACGAACCTGATATCAGAGTATTGCTAAAGTACAATATTGAAAAGGAAGGATTTGTTGTTGTGGAGGCGTCAAACGGACCGGAAGGAATAGAAGTTGCACAAAAGGTTTCACCTGATCTTATTTTATTAGATGTGATGATGCCTGGGATGGACGGAATTGAAACGTGTGAGAAAATCAAAAGTATTCCTGCTTTGGAAAATACCATTATATGCTTTTTAACTGCTAGAGGAGAAGATTACTCACAATTAGCAGGTTTTGAAGCTGGAGCAGATGATTACATTGTTAAGCCAATCAAGCCTAAAATTCTAATCAGTAAAATTGTTGCTCTGTTCAGAAGAGTGGATTCTTCAACTGCAAGTTTGCAGCAAGATGACGTAATAGGCTCTTTGACTTTGGATAGGGAAAAGTATGTAGTTATTAAAAATGATGAAGCTTTGACTTTGCCTAGAAAGGAGTTTGAGTTGCTGTCATTATTAATGTCAAAACCCGGAAAAGTATTTAAACGAGATGAAATAATGAATCGCGTTTGGGGAACAGATGTCATTGTGGGTGATCGTACAATTGATGTTCACGTGAGAAAACTAAGGAAGAAAATTGGAGATGAGTTTATAGAAACCATCAAAGGAGTTGGATATAAATTTGTTAATGTATAA
- a CDS encoding TonB-dependent receptor plug domain-containing protein — translation MRSLILLIFVVLTNNLMAQEGTISGNLFKTENGEVIPLAMAKLVELEDGKFQRTDFDGNFSMTLTAGVHHIVVMYTGIKDTLEITVKEGENPPFTKDLSMSNELQIFVVQGAISNGGSEIKAAKDIKEDDKVVAVQTAEMMEQKGEGDVGGSVKKITGLSTVGSVLYVRGLGDRYNVAYLNGLPLPSPDPDFRVVPLDLFPTDVVSSVQVSKVMSSEFYGDFAGGAFNITTKSFYNKPTLKVSLSTGGNSQTVFRPFNSYRGGKFDYFGFDDGTRNIPTEVFTNSKPLTSFPGVNTLFPDLLYNTQYDKSADFSNNFDIVSKIARPNINFSITGGNFFDMSDKKDKSKGFGFLALLKNENSLKYQEGVVKIINAQSEERLNYDVYQYNYETASTGLLNLYYRINPDHAISVNSLFVNKSNDETRETWGYHFDYDPYYVYSRRFTYKQNFLNVNQLIGTHKFFTHKDDKDFARLIVDWRGAYNITGSKEPDRRQLVALYTGDPAQTDSYDLWNALDVNENHRFFSILKENEISAKANARYVLKFKEVKTERGNTEVEELITFNVGADYKAKRRNFDYKQFNYNIKNLADSIQPVDIYNTAQYFTDENHENGLFYIDELANFGSSYVASQNVIGAYIDAKFKFNKLEMIPGIRKEFSEQRVYNRDQTTPSKYNNTIVPTDFVQGLLPSLIFKYEASEKDVLRLAFSKTLTRPKFNEVAPFQYTLFFSGTKAQGNDTLKNGVNYNADFRYERYPSPGEMITIGGFYKFLQNPIEQTMRGTASGQLASFSNAKQGQVAGVEVEYMRSLDCFVKAEKRDSSFLKYFGIGMNASFMWTQVTIDTLDAGNISTNYRRPLEGASPFLLNVDLRYQRDFKEAKKSVLVALAYNVFGRRLVAVGGNGIGDQYALPVNTLNFISKVTFDDRFSVGVKARNLLNPYIKVVQENTQPVGGDLSVSEFRRGIDFSLSVSYNFTQKKKDKK, via the coding sequence ATGAGATCATTAATACTGTTGATATTTGTTGTTTTAACAAACAACCTAATGGCCCAAGAAGGGACAATATCAGGTAATCTTTTCAAAACTGAGAATGGTGAGGTTATTCCGCTTGCTATGGCAAAGTTGGTCGAGTTAGAAGATGGGAAATTTCAGAGAACAGATTTTGATGGTAATTTTAGTATGACCCTAACTGCAGGTGTTCATCACATTGTTGTAATGTATACCGGAATTAAGGATACGTTAGAAATCACCGTAAAAGAAGGTGAAAATCCTCCTTTTACAAAAGATCTTTCAATGAGCAATGAGCTTCAAATTTTTGTAGTTCAAGGAGCTATTTCAAATGGAGGGTCTGAGATTAAAGCTGCAAAAGACATCAAAGAAGATGATAAAGTAGTTGCTGTTCAAACAGCAGAAATGATGGAGCAAAAAGGTGAAGGAGATGTTGGAGGTTCAGTGAAAAAAATCACTGGTCTTTCTACAGTAGGTTCTGTACTTTATGTAAGAGGTTTAGGTGACAGATATAATGTTGCATATTTAAATGGTTTACCATTACCTTCTCCAGATCCAGATTTTAGAGTTGTTCCTTTGGATTTATTTCCGACAGATGTTGTAAGCTCAGTTCAAGTTTCAAAAGTTATGTCATCAGAATTCTACGGAGACTTTGCAGGTGGTGCTTTTAACATTACTACTAAGAGTTTTTACAATAAACCAACTTTGAAGGTATCATTGAGCACAGGAGGAAATTCTCAAACTGTTTTCAGACCATTCAACTCTTACAGAGGTGGTAAATTTGATTACTTTGGATTTGATGATGGAACAAGAAATATTCCAACTGAAGTATTTACAAATTCAAAACCATTGACTTCTTTTCCTGGAGTTAACACTTTGTTCCCAGACTTGTTGTACAATACTCAGTATGATAAATCAGCAGATTTCTCTAACAACTTTGATATCGTTTCCAAAATTGCAAGACCAAACATCAATTTCTCTATTACTGGAGGAAACTTCTTTGATATGTCTGACAAAAAAGATAAGTCAAAAGGATTTGGATTCTTGGCCTTGTTGAAAAATGAAAACTCATTAAAATATCAAGAAGGTGTTGTAAAAATTATCAACGCTCAAAGTGAAGAAAGATTAAACTATGATGTCTATCAGTATAATTACGAAACTGCATCAACAGGATTATTGAATCTCTACTACAGAATTAATCCTGACCATGCTATTAGCGTAAATTCATTATTCGTAAACAAATCAAATGATGAAACAAGAGAAACTTGGGGATATCACTTTGATTACGATCCGTACTACGTTTATTCAAGAAGATTTACGTACAAACAAAATTTCTTGAATGTTAATCAGTTGATTGGAACACACAAATTCTTTACTCATAAAGATGATAAAGACTTTGCAAGATTGATAGTTGACTGGAGAGGTGCATATAACATCACCGGAAGTAAAGAACCAGACAGAAGACAGTTGGTTGCTTTATATACAGGTGATCCTGCTCAAACAGATTCTTACGATTTATGGAATGCACTTGATGTAAACGAAAATCACAGATTCTTTAGTATTTTGAAAGAAAATGAGATCAGTGCAAAAGCTAATGCTAGATACGTATTGAAATTTAAAGAAGTAAAAACTGAAAGAGGAAATACCGAAGTTGAAGAGTTGATTACTTTTAACGTAGGTGCTGATTACAAAGCAAAAAGAAGAAATTTTGATTACAAACAGTTTAACTACAATATCAAAAATTTAGCTGACAGTATTCAACCTGTAGATATTTACAACACTGCTCAATATTTTACAGATGAAAATCACGAAAATGGTTTGTTCTATATTGATGAGTTAGCCAATTTCGGATCTTCATATGTTGCTTCTCAAAATGTAATTGGAGCATACATTGATGCCAAATTCAAATTCAATAAGTTGGAGATGATTCCTGGTATTAGAAAAGAATTTTCTGAGCAAAGAGTGTATAACAGAGATCAAACAACTCCTTCAAAATACAACAACACTATCGTTCCTACAGATTTTGTTCAAGGTTTGTTACCAAGTTTGATTTTCAAATATGAAGCTTCTGAAAAAGACGTTTTAAGATTGGCTTTCAGCAAAACATTGACAAGACCTAAGTTTAATGAAGTAGCTCCTTTCCAATATACTTTGTTCTTCTCAGGAACTAAAGCTCAAGGAAATGATACTTTGAAAAATGGTGTTAACTACAATGCAGATTTCCGTTATGAGCGTTACCCTAGCCCGGGTGAAATGATCACAATCGGAGGTTTCTACAAATTCTTGCAAAATCCAATTGAGCAAACAATGCGTGGAACCGCATCTGGACAGTTAGCTAGTTTCTCAAATGCAAAACAAGGACAAGTTGCCGGAGTTGAAGTAGAATATATGAGAAGTTTAGATTGTTTCGTAAAAGCAGAAAAAAGAGATTCATCATTTTTGAAATATTTCGGAATTGGAATGAACGCTTCATTTATGTGGACACAAGTTACTATTGATACACTTGACGCAGGAAACATTAGTACAAATTATAGAAGACCATTAGAAGGAGCTTCACCATTCTTACTTAATGTTGACTTGAGATACCAAAGAGATTTCAAAGAGGCTAAAAAATCTGTCCTAGTTGCATTGGCTTACAATGTATTTGGAAGAAGATTGGTAGCTGTAGGTGGAAACGGAATTGGAGATCAATATGCTTTACCTGTTAACACATTGAACTTTATTTCTAAAGTTACTTTTGATGATAGATTCTCTGTAGGAGTTAAAGCTAGAAACTTATTGAATCCTTATATCAAAGTTGTACAAGAAAATACACAACCTGTAGGTGGAGACTTAAGTGTTTCTGAATTCAGAAGAGGAATTGATTTCAGTTTATCTGTATCATACAACTTTACTCAAAAGAAGAAAGACAAGAAATAA
- a CDS encoding glycosyltransferase family 2 protein: MQKLSIIIPVFNEAATIGDVIHAMDKLQLVGGIEKEVILVNDASTDSSKGIIEEAIKSVTVNIKHIDHAENTGKGGAIHTGIKEASGDYTIIQDADLELDPNEINDLLQVVLDKKANIVYGSRFLKENQKGGTKLSNMANGFLTRLSNVTFGIRITDMETCYKLVPTELFQSLNLVEKRFGFEPEITAKLAKSKELKWAEVPITYNPRTEEQGKKIGWKDGFRAIWCILKYGLSRKQ; this comes from the coding sequence GTGCAAAAACTAAGTATCATAATCCCTGTGTTTAATGAGGCTGCCACTATTGGAGATGTAATTCATGCTATGGATAAATTGCAATTGGTAGGCGGAATTGAAAAAGAAGTGATATTGGTGAATGATGCATCAACAGACAGTAGTAAAGGGATCATTGAAGAGGCTATCAAATCGGTTACTGTGAATATCAAGCATATTGATCACGCAGAGAATACCGGAAAAGGTGGAGCAATTCATACCGGAATTAAAGAAGCCAGTGGTGACTATACTATTATTCAGGATGCGGATTTAGAATTGGATCCTAATGAGATCAATGACTTATTGCAGGTTGTTTTGGACAAGAAAGCAAATATCGTTTATGGTTCAAGATTCTTAAAAGAAAACCAAAAAGGAGGTACCAAATTAAGCAATATGGCAAATGGTTTTTTAACCCGATTGTCAAATGTAACTTTTGGAATTCGCATTACGGATATGGAGACATGTTATAAATTGGTACCTACTGAATTGTTTCAATCATTAAATCTTGTAGAAAAAAGGTTTGGTTTTGAACCTGAAATCACTGCTAAATTGGCCAAATCTAAAGAGCTTAAATGGGCTGAAGTTCCTATTACTTATAATCCCAGAACCGAAGAGCAGGGGAAGAAAATTGGATGGAAAGATGGTTTTAGAGCAATTTGGTGTATTCTCAAATACGGCTTATCGAGAAAGCAGTAG
- a CDS encoding MIP/aquaporin family protein, whose translation MRIILGEFIGTFILVFIGCGSIAFATYVYPISLPVIASIWGLAVFTGIMSSAKLSSAHLNPAVTLAFVGLKKTGTKEIPLYFLGQILGSFLAAILLFILIQSNISDAWTFESARMFGEYYGSEPSTDFEIFPFMAEFGGTFLLMLGILIITSFKYKSELPSVAFLIGVLLTVLIIVFAPYSQAGFNPARDFIPRLVSYLQGCDFAFDYNNLAWLTVYILAPILGAIVGAIIYMLIKKSKKNPAQN comes from the coding sequence ATGAGAATAATATTAGGGGAGTTTATCGGGACATTTATCCTGGTATTTATTGGATGCGGCTCAATAGCTTTTGCCACGTATGTTTACCCAATTTCATTACCCGTAATTGCATCAATTTGGGGATTGGCGGTTTTTACCGGAATAATGTCAAGTGCTAAACTTTCTTCCGCTCATCTCAATCCTGCAGTTACTTTGGCTTTTGTTGGTCTTAAAAAAACCGGTACTAAAGAGATTCCATTGTATTTTTTAGGGCAGATTTTGGGATCATTTTTAGCAGCAATTCTGCTCTTTATACTCATACAGTCTAATATTTCAGATGCATGGACATTTGAAAGTGCCAGGATGTTTGGCGAGTATTATGGCTCAGAGCCTAGTACTGACTTTGAAATTTTTCCATTTATGGCTGAGTTTGGAGGTACTTTTTTATTGATGTTGGGAATTTTAATCATCACTTCATTTAAGTACAAATCTGAGTTGCCAAGCGTAGCTTTTTTGATAGGAGTGCTTTTAACGGTATTGATAATTGTTTTCGCGCCTTATTCGCAAGCTGGTTTTAATCCTGCAAGAGATTTTATTCCTCGATTAGTAAGTTATTTACAAGGATGTGATTTTGCTTTTGATTACAACAATTTAGCCTGGTTGACAGTTTATATCTTGGCTCCAATTTTAGGCGCAATTGTCGGCGCTATTATTTATATGTTGATTAAAAAGAGCAAAAAAAATCCTGCCCAAAATTGA
- a CDS encoding Na/Pi cotransporter family protein, producing the protein MRKPLIILAIIAFLIPFIGASQINPADSLQQTIQTQPLLKLKHLDFNFVNAEDNRTLKLLETGNLTFTWKTDNTEDSFIGIKLKSKNQENWIEKVVPAADTAIVFESLTENLFFDYQIGSGSSEDEIVYNNEIELCHTLSQNIFKNNGAKGKEESVEIFWAIEYGALSEILSYFPDAYYIVQWNTKIGKKQNELNPEKGKWQVKDKIDINKVKIKEKDLVGGEKYIYKIGLVVDGKHIWSKESKFETKRSWGIFKLLVLLGSLGMFIYGMKIMSEGLQKAAGSRLRNMLGSITSNRISGIFTGLGITSIVQSSSVTTVMTVSFVNAGLMNLKQATGVIMGANIGTTMTAWLILLFGFKVDIGAYALILIAFGAPLLFFGKSSVRNWASVIIGFSLLFMGLGFLKDNVPDIGADSPLIQFFVDYKDSGLLGTLMFIGLGTLATVLIQSSSATMALTMTLVGGGVLPFEVAAAMILGENIGTTITAQLAALIGNVHAKRAARIHALFNIIGVIWCVLVFQLFLKGVAYFVDGDPFSNPEDANEGLAIFHSAFNIANVLVLVWFVPKLVKLAEKTVRSRGAIDEEFHLDYIGTGMMGTPDLSILEAKKEVAKFGEITSRMAGFMKKLLVEQNKKAKGKLHEKIAKYEEITDRVEIEVANYLSKVSQGEMTAETAQRVRSMNAIVNDLERIGDIFYQISKTLERKDEQKLYFLPEQRANIFEMLKLVDGAFEIMIDNLNAEWEAVSIEPAQLAEHQINKKRNELRKEHLENMQNPDFNMESGMVFSNIFSSLEKVGDHIINVSEAITGKIN; encoded by the coding sequence ATGAGAAAGCCATTAATAATTCTTGCAATTATTGCCTTTTTAATACCTTTTATAGGGGCATCTCAAATTAATCCTGCAGACTCACTACAACAGACAATTCAAACTCAACCTTTATTAAAATTAAAGCACCTTGATTTTAATTTTGTCAATGCAGAGGATAATCGAACACTTAAATTATTAGAAACCGGGAATCTTACTTTTACCTGGAAAACTGATAATACAGAAGATTCATTTATTGGTATTAAGTTAAAGTCCAAAAATCAAGAAAATTGGATTGAAAAGGTTGTTCCGGCAGCTGATACGGCTATTGTATTTGAAAGTCTTACAGAAAATCTGTTTTTTGATTATCAAATTGGAAGTGGATCTAGCGAAGATGAAATAGTTTATAACAACGAAATTGAACTTTGTCATACCCTTTCACAAAACATATTTAAAAATAATGGTGCCAAAGGAAAAGAAGAAAGCGTAGAGATTTTTTGGGCAATTGAATATGGAGCACTAAGTGAAATTTTAAGCTATTTTCCTGATGCCTATTACATAGTACAATGGAATACCAAAATTGGAAAAAAACAAAATGAACTTAATCCTGAAAAAGGTAAATGGCAGGTAAAAGATAAAATAGACATCAACAAAGTAAAAATCAAAGAAAAAGATCTTGTTGGTGGTGAAAAATACATTTACAAAATAGGATTAGTTGTAGATGGCAAACACATCTGGTCAAAAGAAAGCAAGTTTGAAACTAAACGTAGCTGGGGAATATTCAAATTATTAGTGCTTTTAGGTTCTTTAGGGATGTTCATTTATGGTATGAAAATCATGTCTGAAGGATTGCAGAAAGCAGCTGGTTCAAGATTAAGAAACATGCTTGGATCAATTACTTCAAACAGAATTTCAGGAATTTTTACCGGATTAGGGATTACTTCAATTGTGCAGTCTTCTTCAGTTACTACTGTGATGACAGTGAGTTTTGTAAACGCCGGATTAATGAATCTTAAACAGGCTACCGGGGTTATTATGGGTGCTAACATTGGTACCACCATGACGGCCTGGTTGATTTTATTGTTTGGATTCAAAGTAGATATTGGTGCTTACGCTTTAATTTTAATAGCATTTGGTGCTCCATTGTTGTTCTTTGGTAAAAGTTCGGTAAGGAATTGGGCTTCAGTAATTATTGGTTTCTCATTGCTTTTTATGGGACTTGGATTCTTAAAAGACAATGTGCCGGATATTGGAGCGGATTCTCCTTTGATCCAATTCTTTGTTGACTATAAAGATTCTGGCTTATTAGGTACTTTAATGTTTATTGGATTAGGTACCCTTGCCACTGTATTAATTCAATCCTCTTCCGCTACCATGGCATTGACAATGACACTTGTTGGTGGAGGTGTTCTTCCGTTTGAAGTAGCAGCTGCTATGATTTTAGGTGAAAACATTGGAACTACTATTACTGCACAATTGGCTGCATTAATTGGAAACGTACATGCCAAACGTGCAGCAAGAATCCATGCTTTATTCAATATTATTGGAGTTATTTGGTGCGTTCTGGTTTTCCAATTATTCCTCAAGGGAGTAGCTTATTTTGTTGATGGTGATCCTTTCTCAAACCCGGAAGATGCTAATGAAGGACTTGCTATTTTCCACTCTGCATTTAACATTGCCAACGTATTAGTATTAGTTTGGTTTGTACCTAAATTGGTAAAACTGGCTGAAAAAACTGTACGTTCTAGAGGTGCAATTGATGAAGAATTCCACCTGGATTATATTGGTACCGGAATGATGGGAACGCCTGACCTTTCAATTTTAGAAGCTAAAAAAGAAGTTGCGAAATTTGGTGAAATTACTTCTAGAATGGCAGGTTTCATGAAAAAACTATTGGTTGAACAAAACAAAAAAGCTAAAGGGAAGCTTCATGAGAAAATTGCTAAGTATGAAGAGATTACTGACCGCGTAGAAATTGAGGTTGCCAATTACCTTTCAAAAGTTTCTCAAGGTGAAATGACTGCAGAAACAGCTCAGAGAGTTCGTTCAATGAATGCTATAGTTAATGATTTGGAAAGAATTGGAGATATTTTCTATCAAATTTCAAAAACATTGGAGCGTAAGGACGAACAAAAATTATACTTCTTACCAGAACAAAGAGCTAACATTTTTGAGATGTTGAAATTGGTTGATGGCGCCTTTGAAATAATGATTGATAACTTAAATGCTGAATGGGAAGCAGTTTCTATTGAACCTGCTCAATTAGCTGAGCATCAAATCAATAAAAAGCGAAATGAATTGAGAAAAGAGCATTTAGAAAACATGCAAAATCCTGACTTTAATATGGAAAGCGGAATGGTGTTTAGTAACATCTTCTCTTCACTTGAAAAAGTTGGTGATCACATTATAAATGTTTCAGAAGCAATTACAGGAAAGATTAACTAA